From one Nitrosococcus halophilus Nc 4 genomic stretch:
- a CDS encoding ABC transporter permease, producing the protein MRPLDFLSLTTRALITRPLRSVLTLMGIAVGIATVVLLTSIGEGIHQFVVAEFTQFGTHIIAINPGRTTTTGIPGIAHTVRPLTLADAEALRRLPQVLSVTPIVQGNAEVEARGKSRRTNIYGVGAEFPEALQFEVALGRFLPSDEAQAARAFAVLGSRLRQELFGDTNPLGQRIRVGGDRYRVLGVMESKGQVLGFDIDDAVYLPAAKALELFNRESLMEVDVRYAEDAVEEQIVKSIHNLLLARHGLEDFTITTQQQMLDILGSVLDMLTWAVGALGGISLLVGGIGIVTIMTIAVSERTHEIGLLRALGAERRQILALFLGEALVLAIVGGLAGLLFGIGMIQLLAFLLPALPTHTAWNYVGLAELLAAGIGLAAGVFPARRAAHLDPLECLRAE; encoded by the coding sequence GACTTTCTGAGCCTGACTACTCGCGCCCTAATTACCCGCCCCCTGCGAAGTGTGCTCACCCTCATGGGAATTGCCGTCGGCATTGCCACCGTGGTGTTGCTCACTTCCATAGGCGAAGGTATCCATCAGTTCGTGGTAGCAGAGTTTACTCAATTTGGAACCCATATTATTGCCATTAATCCCGGCCGCACCACCACCACCGGGATTCCAGGGATCGCCCATACAGTACGGCCACTCACCCTGGCGGATGCCGAAGCCCTGCGTCGGCTGCCGCAGGTACTGAGTGTCACCCCCATAGTGCAAGGCAACGCGGAAGTAGAAGCGAGGGGGAAATCCCGCCGTACCAACATCTATGGGGTAGGCGCCGAATTTCCTGAAGCGCTACAGTTTGAGGTGGCTTTGGGACGCTTCCTGCCCTCAGATGAAGCCCAAGCAGCCCGCGCCTTTGCCGTCCTAGGCAGCCGCCTACGGCAGGAATTGTTCGGGGATACCAATCCCCTAGGACAACGGATCCGGGTGGGCGGAGACCGATACCGGGTGCTAGGAGTCATGGAGTCCAAGGGGCAAGTGCTCGGCTTTGATATCGATGACGCCGTTTATCTACCGGCGGCCAAGGCGCTGGAGCTGTTCAATCGGGAAAGCCTGATGGAAGTGGATGTCCGCTATGCCGAAGACGCCGTTGAAGAGCAGATAGTGAAAAGTATCCACAATCTTCTCCTGGCTCGCCATGGCTTGGAGGATTTTACCATCACTACCCAACAACAGATGCTGGATATTTTGGGTTCGGTATTGGACATGCTCACTTGGGCGGTCGGGGCCCTGGGAGGAATCTCACTGCTAGTCGGCGGAATCGGTATTGTCACGATCATGACCATTGCCGTCAGCGAACGCACCCATGAAATCGGGCTGCTACGGGCCTTGGGCGCTGAACGTCGGCAGATCCTGGCTTTATTCTTGGGTGAGGCCTTGGTACTGGCTATTGTGGGGGGACTCGCCGGGCTCTTGTTTGGAATCGGAATGATTCAGCTGCTTGCATTCTTGCTACCGGCGCTGCCGACCCATACCGCCTGGAACTATGTGGGGCTAGCGGAACTTCTTGCTGCCGGAATCGGCCTAGCCGCCGGCGTATTTCCCGCCCGCCGGGCAGCCCATCTGGACCCCCTTGAATGTTTGCGGGCAGAATAG
- a CDS encoding methane monooxygenase/ammonia monooxygenase subunit C produces MGLNEWGHTFWFMEELFVAPLQWGFVFFAWFILAIFGVFLQIQNRMRELIGQQLQQSKAYSCS; encoded by the coding sequence ATGGGGTTGAATGAATGGGGTCACACCTTCTGGTTCATGGAAGAGTTGTTTGTGGCGCCGTTGCAGTGGGGCTTTGTCTTCTTTGCTTGGTTTATTCTGGCGATTTTTGGAGTTTTCTTGCAAATCCAAAACCGTATGCGCGAACTAATTGGCCAGCAACTGCAGCAAAGTAAGGCGTATAGCTGCAGCTAG
- a CDS encoding GreA/GreB family elongation factor, producing MLNKENFILTDLDAHRIRKLPLETMLAHKIDYAIVVPVGHISSNIVTMHSRVIYLDGKTGIRREVELVYPKEANSDTGKISVLAPIGSALLGLSVGQATDWVFPSGEVRSLRVERILFQPPYSHLAKAS from the coding sequence ATGCTTAATAAAGAAAATTTTATACTTACTGATCTCGATGCTCACCGGATTCGAAAGCTCCCGCTAGAGACCATGCTTGCGCATAAGATTGACTATGCTATTGTCGTTCCAGTGGGACATATTTCAAGCAATATTGTTACCATGCACTCCCGTGTTATCTACCTTGATGGGAAAACAGGAATACGTCGGGAAGTGGAGCTGGTATACCCCAAAGAGGCCAATAGCGACACGGGGAAAATTTCGGTCTTGGCCCCTATTGGATCCGCTCTCCTCGGCCTCTCGGTCGGCCAGGCAACCGATTGGGTATTCCCTTCGGGCGAGGTGCGTTCTCTCCGTGTGGAACGGATTTTATTCCAACCCCCCTATAGCCACCTAGCCAAAGCAAGCTAA
- a CDS encoding SDR family oxidoreductase, which translates to MPSLLITGANRGIGLEFAKQYAKAGWRVLACCRHPDKAEALEQLASQHEGLLNLHALDVANFDQIDSLAADLADEKIDLLVNNAAIYPDTDQRGFGSTDYQAWMHAFCVNSMAPLKMAEAFVNQIASSQQKKIVCITSKMGSIADNTRGGCYLYRSSKAALNMVVKSLSVDLAPQGIIAASLHPGWVKTDMGGPHALITTQESVAGMRQVIEQLTPAQSGKFYAYDGQEIPW; encoded by the coding sequence ATGCCAAGTTTACTGATTACCGGCGCTAACCGAGGGATTGGGCTAGAATTCGCCAAACAATACGCCAAAGCGGGTTGGCGCGTACTCGCTTGCTGCCGCCACCCCGATAAAGCGGAAGCACTAGAACAGCTAGCATCCCAGCATGAGGGCTTGTTAAATCTGCACGCCCTGGATGTGGCTAACTTTGATCAAATTGACAGCCTAGCCGCTGATCTTGCCGATGAAAAAATCGACTTGTTAGTGAATAACGCAGCTATCTACCCCGATACTGACCAACGCGGTTTCGGCAGCACTGATTACCAGGCATGGATGCACGCCTTTTGCGTAAACAGCATGGCCCCCTTGAAAATGGCAGAAGCCTTCGTCAATCAAATTGCATCCAGCCAGCAAAAAAAGATTGTTTGTATCACCAGCAAGATGGGCAGCATCGCCGATAATACCCGTGGTGGCTGCTATCTTTACCGATCCAGCAAAGCCGCCCTGAACATGGTGGTAAAAAGCCTTTCCGTTGATTTGGCACCCCAGGGCATCATTGCAGCGTCGTTGCATCCAGGCTGGGTAAAAACCGATATGGGGGGTCCTCATGCATTGATTACGACGCAAGAAAGCGTGGCGGGCATGCGCCAAGTGATTGAGCAACTTACCCCCGCCCAGAGTGGAAAATTTTACGCTTATGATGGTCAAGAAATTCCTTGGTAA
- a CDS encoding arsenate reductase ArsC, which produces MVTPVSVLFLCTGNSCRSIMAEALFSHYGGQRFRSYSAGSFPTGEVHPVSLATLQAKGIGVAGYRSKPWDEFTHQPMDIVITVCDAAAGESCPAFPGEPLKAHWGVSDPAKFQGSEEETQAEFTRICNQLETRVQALVDLPVEEMDREALRQALQEIGRL; this is translated from the coding sequence ATGGTTACCCCCGTCTCCGTGCTGTTTCTTTGCACAGGGAATTCCTGCCGTAGCATTATGGCCGAAGCCTTGTTTTCCCATTACGGCGGCCAACGCTTTCGATCCTATAGCGCCGGGAGCTTTCCCACAGGGGAAGTGCATCCTGTGAGTCTGGCGACGCTGCAAGCAAAGGGGATAGGGGTGGCAGGTTATCGTAGCAAGCCATGGGATGAATTTACCCATCAGCCGATGGATATCGTCATCACCGTCTGCGATGCGGCGGCGGGTGAATCGTGCCCGGCTTTTCCGGGTGAGCCCTTAAAAGCCCATTGGGGGGTGTCCGATCCCGCCAAATTCCAAGGCTCGGAAGAGGAAACCCAGGCAGAATTTACTCGCATTTGCAATCAGCTGGAAACCCGCGTGCAGGCCCTGGTTGATTTGCCTGTTGAGGAGATGGACCGGGAAGCATTGCGGCAAGCGCTTCAAGAAATAGGCCGATTATGA
- a CDS encoding ArsI/CadI family heavy metal resistance metalloenzyme translates to MKRLHIHVSVDDLSQSIRFYSALFGCEPAKQKRDYAKWMLDDPKVNFAISARGAKAGIDHLGIQVEEGGELEEVRERLKKADLHTFAEGETTCCYAKSDKTWVKDPSGIAWEAYQTMAEAAFFNEAGLNATACCAPEMASIETPVNSGCC, encoded by the coding sequence ATGAAACGGCTACATATCCATGTCTCGGTTGACGATCTGTCCCAATCCATACGTTTCTATTCGGCTTTGTTTGGGTGTGAACCTGCAAAGCAAAAGCGTGACTACGCCAAATGGATGCTGGACGATCCCAAGGTTAACTTTGCTATTTCTGCCCGTGGCGCAAAAGCAGGTATCGACCACCTGGGCATTCAGGTAGAGGAAGGGGGCGAACTGGAAGAAGTGCGTGAGCGTCTTAAAAAGGCTGATCTGCACACCTTTGCCGAAGGCGAAACCACTTGCTGCTATGCCAAATCAGACAAAACCTGGGTGAAAGACCCTAGCGGTATTGCTTGGGAAGCGTACCAAACCATGGCGGAAGCCGCGTTTTTCAATGAGGCAGGACTCAACGCCACTGCCTGTTGCGCCCCTGAAATGGCGAGCATCGAAACCCCTGTTAACAGCGGGTGCTGTTAA
- a CDS encoding ArsR/SmtB family transcription factor, with protein sequence MDTNTAIKALAALAQETRLKAFKMLVEAGPKGLPAGLMSERLEVPHNTLSFHLSHLSNAGVIQSRKEGRSVIYSANFQFTRDLIRFMVENCCQADSVSCRVDAQGAKEIIEFFTEKECCG encoded by the coding sequence ATGGATACAAATACCGCCATTAAAGCATTGGCTGCATTAGCACAGGAAACGCGGCTCAAGGCATTTAAGATGCTCGTAGAAGCCGGGCCGAAAGGGTTGCCTGCCGGATTAATGAGTGAGCGGCTTGAGGTGCCGCATAATACGCTGTCCTTCCATCTTTCGCATCTGAGCAATGCCGGAGTTATCCAATCACGCAAAGAAGGCCGCAGTGTGATTTACTCGGCTAATTTTCAGTTCACCCGCGATCTTATCCGCTTCATGGTGGAGAACTGCTGCCAGGCGGATTCGGTTTCCTGCCGTGTGGATGCCCAGGGCGCAAAAGAAATCATCGAATTTTTTACAGAAAAGGAGTGTTGTGGATGA
- a CDS encoding type II toxin-antitoxin system RelE/ParE family toxin, with the protein MRLAPPSFSGGQIAPAFFCRLLAEHPRLGAARPDIAPELRYLPVGSYQLLYCEIAHGIELVRVIHGARRLDQLF; encoded by the coding sequence TTGCGCCTTGCACCCCCCAGTTTTTCCGGCGGGCAAATAGCTCCAGCTTTCTTCTGCCGCCTGCTTGCCGAGCATCCCCGCTTAGGCGCGGCCCGCCCCGATATTGCGCCTGAGCTTCGTTACCTGCCGGTAGGTAGTTACCAGCTCCTGTACTGTGAGATCGCCCACGGCATTGAACTGGTTCGCGTCATTCACGGGGCGCGGCGGCTGGATCAGCTTTTCTAG
- a CDS encoding GDCCVxC domain-containing (seleno)protein, whose product MIELRSTLTCPHCGHRETETMPTDACQFFYDCKNCGAVLRPKPGDCCVFCTYGDIPCPPIQQARASGNPCCSG is encoded by the coding sequence ATGATTGAACTCCGCTCGACTCTGACCTGTCCACATTGCGGCCATCGGGAAACCGAAACCATGCCGACCGACGCCTGCCAGTTTTTCTACGACTGCAAGAACTGCGGGGCAGTGCTGCGGCCCAAGCCAGGAGATTGCTGCGTGTTCTGTACGTATGGGGATATCCCTTGCCCGCCCATCCAGCAAGCGCGTGCCAGCGGCAATCCCTGTTGTTCCGGGTAG
- a CDS encoding type II toxin-antitoxin system ParD family antitoxin: MNVSLTPELEAFVKDRVQSGRYYSASEVIREGLRLLEEQEKLRQWRLEELRKEIQKGLDSGPAEPMDMEEIITEARRELAGQQGKLTDQDA, translated from the coding sequence ATGAACGTATCGCTCACCCCCGAACTGGAAGCCTTCGTCAAAGACCGGGTGCAAAGCGGCCGCTACTATTCGGCCAGCGAGGTCATCCGCGAAGGTCTGCGCCTGCTGGAAGAGCAGGAAAAACTGCGCCAGTGGCGGCTGGAAGAGTTGCGCAAGGAGATTCAAAAAGGGCTGGACAGCGGCCCGGCTGAGCCGATGGACATGGAAGAGATCATTACCGAGGCACGCCGGGAGCTGGCCGGGCAACAAGGAAAGCTGACGGATCAGGATGCCTAG
- a CDS encoding type II toxin-antitoxin system RelE/ParE family toxin, whose product MRCCTVLTGLFTKLADFPRIGLSCEELAPGLLSFPVGHYLVFYLETSDGIEVVRVLHGARDIPAILEEPAR is encoded by the coding sequence ATGCGATGCTGCACCGTATTGACCGGGTTATTCACCAAGCTGGCCGATTTTCCCCGGATAGGGCTAAGCTGCGAGGAGCTGGCCCCCGGCCTGCTCAGCTTTCCGGTAGGCCATTACCTGGTTTTCTACCTGGAGACTTCCGACGGCATCGAGGTGGTGCGCGTCCTGCACGGGGCGCGGGACATCCCCGCCATTCTGGAAGAGCCCGCCCGGTAA
- a CDS encoding recombinase family protein → MCFRLPKPETVNKTGWVIFQSVLTVGLQSLYEAIDTTTPTGRLTFHLFGALAEFERNLIQKRTQSGLVAARGRLGGRRKSLSPDKRAVAVSLYEEKKLPVAKICEVMGISKPTLYSYVREAQETGK, encoded by the coding sequence GTGTGTTTCCGGCTTCCAAAACCAGAGACGGTTAATAAAACGGGGTGGGTCATTTTTCAATCGGTGTTGACAGTGGGGCTGCAAAGCCTGTATGAGGCTATCGATACCACCACGCCCACCGGCAGGCTCACTTTCCACCTGTTCGGAGCCTTGGCCGAGTTCGAGCGTAATCTCATTCAGAAGCGTACCCAGTCGGGTTTGGTGGCGGCGCGGGGCCGCTTGGGCGGGCGGCGCAAATCCCTGAGCCCCGACAAGCGGGCGGTGGCGGTCTCTCTGTATGAGGAGAAGAAACTGCCAGTCGCTAAAATTTGCGAGGTGATGGGGATTTCAAAGCCCACCCTCTACAGCTATGTCCGGGAAGCTCAAGAGACGGGCAAGTGA
- a CDS encoding type IV toxin-antitoxin system AbiEi family antitoxin domain-containing protein yields the protein MDIRTALTLELGDLHQPVVTSYHLGLLVFRLYKTKTYRGEPIARLSKSYPERSDYRRFVGSLEHSGVLRNTTAVPNKEVFILLGKDISSAEEIACCVDPFAYVSHLSAMEYHGLTDRFPKTLFITAPPPVRWSQLAVEKMRKDIGGEFYSSYLDANLPRLRRLRLPKINRKTVSLFTTVHYDPGAYLSIQGKTLRVSTIGRTFLDMIREPDLCGGIYHVLDVFAEHAPRYLRLIVDKVDRHGSPIDKVRVGYILEERLKLEHPTIATWRAYAKRGGSRKLLAQADYSPRFSETWCLSINIDEPEEA from the coding sequence ATGGATATTCGCACCGCTCTGACTCTGGAACTGGGTGATCTCCATCAGCCCGTTGTGACTAGCTATCATCTCGGGCTTCTGGTGTTTCGCCTATACAAAACCAAAACCTACCGCGGTGAACCGATTGCCCGTTTGAGCAAGTCCTACCCAGAGCGGAGCGACTATCGCCGGTTTGTCGGCAGTTTGGAACATTCAGGTGTGCTTCGGAACACCACAGCAGTGCCTAATAAAGAGGTTTTCATTCTTCTTGGCAAAGATATTTCCTCGGCCGAGGAAATTGCCTGTTGCGTCGATCCCTTCGCCTATGTTTCGCATCTGAGTGCTATGGAATATCACGGACTCACCGACCGTTTTCCAAAGACTCTCTTTATAACCGCCCCTCCACCCGTTCGTTGGTCACAGCTGGCAGTGGAGAAAATGCGAAAGGATATAGGAGGAGAATTTTATTCTTCATATCTTGACGCTAATCTTCCCCGGTTGCGGCGTTTGCGTTTACCAAAAATCAATCGCAAGACCGTCAGCCTATTCACGACCGTTCATTACGATCCCGGCGCTTATCTGTCAATTCAGGGAAAGACTTTGCGAGTCTCGACCATCGGGCGTACGTTTCTTGATATGATCCGGGAGCCTGATCTATGTGGTGGCATCTATCATGTGCTGGACGTATTTGCTGAGCATGCGCCCCGCTATCTGCGTTTGATCGTAGATAAGGTTGACCGCCATGGTAGTCCCATTGACAAGGTGCGCGTTGGATATATTCTTGAAGAGCGTCTTAAGCTCGAACATCCTACCATCGCGACATGGCGGGCCTATGCCAAACGAGGCGGTTCACGAAAGCTTTTAGCACAAGCTGACTACAGCCCGCGCTTTTCCGAAACCTGGTGCTTATCCATTAACATCGATGAACCTGAGGAGGCCTGA
- a CDS encoding nucleotidyl transferase AbiEii/AbiGii toxin family protein has product MQKFDIKEWVNQNSEHRPFRQAVHTILTAIAGTPSLQTAMIMKGGVLLALSYRSPRYTSDIDFSTATKRPDFDLDDFQRKLEASLIDAVENLGYGLDCRIQRCKMKPSHDEATTPTLQISIGYAYKDQHNAYKRLLASRAITVISLDYSLNEPVEEIDIFELEGGNIIHTYSLVEMVAEKFRALLQQEVRKRARRQDIYDLHYVLSDHPLRDDSDTKARILKRLIEKSRIRDLSVHSDSMSNPEIRNRTALEYSKMAPEIEGDLPPFDEVYAMVEAFYRSLPWEKV; this is encoded by the coding sequence TTGCAAAAATTCGATATCAAAGAGTGGGTCAACCAGAATTCAGAGCATCGCCCCTTTCGCCAAGCCGTTCATACTATCCTCACCGCGATTGCAGGTACACCCAGCCTACAAACCGCCATGATTATGAAGGGCGGCGTCCTGCTTGCTCTCAGCTACAGAAGCCCGCGTTATACCTCGGATATCGACTTTTCGACAGCAACGAAGCGGCCTGATTTTGACCTTGATGATTTCCAAAGAAAACTTGAAGCGAGTTTGATTGATGCCGTTGAAAATTTGGGATACGGACTCGATTGCCGCATTCAGCGTTGCAAGATGAAGCCCTCTCACGATGAGGCTACCACGCCGACGCTTCAGATCAGCATTGGTTATGCCTATAAAGACCAGCACAACGCTTATAAGCGTCTGTTAGCAAGCCGGGCAATTACTGTCATTAGCCTCGATTATAGCCTAAACGAGCCAGTTGAAGAAATTGACATCTTCGAGCTGGAAGGCGGGAATATTATTCATACCTATAGCCTGGTGGAGATGGTGGCGGAGAAGTTCCGCGCTCTCTTGCAACAGGAAGTCCGCAAGCGGGCACGGCGTCAGGATATTTATGATCTGCACTATGTCCTGAGCGATCATCCCCTGCGCGACGACTCGGATACCAAAGCCCGTATTCTCAAAAGGCTGATTGAGAAATCACGCATTCGTGATTTATCGGTACATTCAGATTCTATGTCCAACCCCGAAATTCGAAATCGCACAGCGCTTGAATATTCCAAGATGGCCCCGGAAATCGAAGGCGATCTTCCACCATTCGATGAGGTTTATGCCATGGTCGAGGCCTTTTATCGATCCCTTCCTTGGGAAAAGGTCTGA
- a CDS encoding WGR domain-containing protein has product MRAAYLEKRDLEKRQFRFYRIIITQTLFGPWALIREWGRIGSPGTVREVWYDSEQEALAAGEKLMKQKTRRGYQAIEQQRSYR; this is encoded by the coding sequence ATGAGGGCGGCCTACCTGGAGAAGCGTGACTTGGAGAAGCGGCAGTTTCGCTTCTACCGCATTATCATCACTCAGACCCTCTTCGGCCCCTGGGCCTTGATCCGGGAATGGGGACGGATTGGCAGCCCCGGCACCGTTCGGGAAGTCTGGTATGACAGTGAGCAGGAAGCCTTGGCAGCAGGTGAAAAGCTCATGAAGCAGAAAACGAGGCGGGGATACCAAGCCATCGAGCAACAGAGAAGCTATCGCTAA